The Antarcticibacterium flavum genome contains the following window.
GGCGGTTTTCAATTGTGGAACAAAAAGCCCGCTATATCCCAAAGGGGAAATAAGTAATTGCTGCATCTACCTTTTTCGCGTAATGACTTAAAATCTGCGTACTCATCTTTCCTCCGTGAAACTCTTTTTTAAACTCCATTTAACTGTGGTTAAACTGCTATTTACCTCGAAAAGATGAAAAATCAGTCTCGCCTTCTCCCATCATAACCGACAACGGAGAACCGACAACTGACAACAAAAATCACTCACTACTACCAAAACAAAAAAAGGCCACCCTTGCAGGCAGCCTTTGATATAATATATGGGAAATTCTACAAAAAGTCTACTTTCCCTGAGTCTAAATTATAATACGCAGGAACGATTTGAACTTTTCCGCTTTCAACAGCCTCTCTTATGATCGTAGAGCGGGTTTTAAGTTCCTCGGCTGTGAGCTGTGCATTTTTCTTTACCACATCATTCACAGGAGCATCTTTACCTGAAGCCGCTATAGCAGGCGCTATGTGAGACAAAAGATGGTTCAGGTTATAGCCGTTGTTACCACCGCTTAAAGCAGCGCTTACGGCCCCACAGCTTTCGTGGCCCATTACCACAATAACCTCAGATCCTAAATGTGCTACTGCATATTCCATACTGGCAATAGAGGAACTGTTGGCAACATTCCCTGCTACACGCACCGTGAATAATTCCCCAAGCCCACTGTCAAAAGCATGCTCCGGCACCACACGGCTATCAGCACAACTTAAAACAATTGCATATGGAGATTGTCCCTTCGTTAGCTCTTCTCTTCTTGATTTATCCTGAAGCTTACCTTCCTTATTATCGGCAGTAAAACGTTCATTTCCTTCTTTTAACCTATTTAATACTTCTTCTTTAGTCATAATTTATCGTTTTAAATATTGAACTATTTATCTTTATGTTTTGATTTTATCTTCCCTTATAAAATTGGACCTCCGCAACATTTGCTTCTACGTGAAATTTCCATTTATATAGGTTAATTGATATTTGGTTCCTTACTATGTTATGCGCCTTCAAATACATTCACCCCAAAAAATTCCCTGTAACTGTGGGGGTTTTCAACCTCACCTCTTTGTGATATCAATTTTACATTAATATTCCTTTCCTCTGCAGTAACTGAAAAATCATCAAGGATCTCCAATACGTCCAGATCCAGCGCTTTGGTTTTGGTCACATCCAGGATAAGATATGTATTTTCTGGCAGTGCATATAATTCTCTCTGGATAGCAGCTTTATTTAAGAAAGTAACTTCCTCTGCCAGTTCCATTTTTATACGGTGTACCCCGTTGGATTTATCTTCAATATTAAGGAAGTGAGAGTTCTTGTAACTATTAATAAGTATAGTGATAATTCCAACTGCAAGACCAAGTAGTATCCCCACAAGAAGATCTGTTGCCACGATCGCCACCACCGTAACCACGAAGGGGATGAACTGGGATTTCCCTAACTTCTTCATCGTTACGAATTGCCCGGGGTTTGCAAGTTTCCATCCAATAATAAGTAGAACAGCGGCAAGAACACCCAAAGGAATAAGGTTAAGATATTCAGCTATTAAAAGCACACTGAATAGCAGGAAAAATCCATGGATTATTGCTGAGAGTTTTGTTCTACCACCATTCATTACGTTGGCAGTACTTCGAACGATTACCTGGGTAATTGGCAATCCTCCAACAAGACCAGACATTGTATTACCAACACCCTGTGCAACCAGTTCCCTGTTGGTAGGAGTAACACGCTTATGAGGATCCAGCTTATCTGTTGCCTCAACACTTAACAGTGTCTCAAGACTCGCTACAATTGCAATAGTTATTGCCACAATATATACCTGGGTATTACCCATTTGTGTGAAATCTGGGAAGGTGAATTGGCTAAGGAAATCTCCAAAATTATCTGGCACCGGTACAGATACCAGGTTGTTTCCTGTGATTTCGAAAGGAGAGTCACTACCACTAAGGATCAATTGATAGATTATTCCTACCAGTACAGCTACAAGTGGCCCAGGAACAAGTTTGAAAAATTTGCTCTTTTTAACAAGGACCTTATCCCAAACCAATAGGATGACAAGTGAGATCGCTGTAATTAAAACCACGCCGGGGTCAATGGAAGTAACCATATTTGAAAGAGACCGGTAAAGGTCAAATCCTGTAGTCTCAAAAAATGCGAATGGCGTTTCTCCCTCTTCGTATCCCAAAGCAAGAGGTATTTGTTTTAAGAAAATGATAATCCCAATAGCAGAGAGCATCCCTTTAATGACTGAAGAGGGAAAGAAATATCCTATAACCCCGGCCTTTAAAAATCCCATTATAACCTGCAGGACCCCTGCAATAACAACTGCCACAAGGAACAATTCATAGCTCCCAAGGTCAGAGATTGCTGTAAGAACCACAACCGCAAGACCGGCTGCAGGACCACTTACCCCAATAGAAGACCCGGAAATAGCACCAACAACAATACCTCCTATAATACCCGCAATAATACCTGAGAAGAGGGGTGCGCCACTGGCAAGTGCAATACCCAAACATAGTGGTAATGCAACAAAGAAAACAACTAAACTAGCAGGCAAATCGGCTTTTATGTGTTTAAACATATATAATATTTTATTACGGAGAAATTATAAATTTGATCTCCAGATTTATTTAAAGGGAATGATTTTTCAGGACAAATACCGCAAATTTTAAATAGCGGATTGCATTAAAATATAATGCAACAAATATGGCCTTACACCCCCGGCGGGATGCATTTAAATCTTAAGTATAAAGCTGTTATGCCTGTTTGGG
Protein-coding sequences here:
- a CDS encoding carbonic anhydrase, whose amino-acid sequence is MTKEEVLNRLKEGNERFTADNKEGKLQDKSRREELTKGQSPYAIVLSCADSRVVPEHAFDSGLGELFTVRVAGNVANSSSIASMEYAVAHLGSEVIVVMGHESCGAVSAALSGGNNGYNLNHLLSHIAPAIAASGKDAPVNDVVKKNAQLTAEELKTRSTIIREAVESGKVQIVPAYYNLDSGKVDFL
- a CDS encoding SulP family inorganic anion transporter, whose protein sequence is MFKHIKADLPASLVVFFVALPLCLGIALASGAPLFSGIIAGIIGGIVVGAISGSSIGVSGPAAGLAVVVLTAISDLGSYELFLVAVVIAGVLQVIMGFLKAGVIGYFFPSSVIKGMLSAIGIIIFLKQIPLALGYEEGETPFAFFETTGFDLYRSLSNMVTSIDPGVVLITAISLVILLVWDKVLVKKSKFFKLVPGPLVAVLVGIIYQLILSGSDSPFEITGNNLVSVPVPDNFGDFLSQFTFPDFTQMGNTQVYIVAITIAIVASLETLLSVEATDKLDPHKRVTPTNRELVAQGVGNTMSGLVGGLPITQVIVRSTANVMNGGRTKLSAIIHGFFLLFSVLLIAEYLNLIPLGVLAAVLLIIGWKLANPGQFVTMKKLGKSQFIPFVVTVVAIVATDLLVGILLGLAVGIITILINSYKNSHFLNIEDKSNGVHRIKMELAEEVTFLNKAAIQRELYALPENTYLILDVTKTKALDLDVLEILDDFSVTAEERNINVKLISQRGEVENPHSYREFFGVNVFEGA